A window of Methanorbis rubei contains these coding sequences:
- a CDS encoding NAD(P)/FAD-dependent oxidoreductase has product MYFSMYDVIVVGAGPTGSTAARLCARAGLSTLVVEEHAAVGYPVQCAGLLSNSAFAECEVSGASVFNMVSGAKICGSPGHELSFDAKTPKAYVVDRGRLDHEMAERAAESGAEFLLKTYVTSINPEKRVITTTGVRGKEEIPYKILIAADGPRSVVARGLGIAPSRFIYSGIQAEIRWDGSPNLVELHPNASPDFFAWVIPLSASRARIGLCGLKDVPARFAAFAAKFSPSNIHEVTGTIPLGIRSRTYGSGCMIAGDAAGFPKPTSGGGVYTGARSARHAASVTVDACESGDFSDKMLSGYEKLWHADFGRELELGMKALNLRRTLSPDEIDRAIDALNTPETLDLILNSGDMDKPSALLRKLMFRPELIRTFGVLGIKSMIRSMMD; this is encoded by the coding sequence GTGTACTTTTCCATGTATGATGTCATCGTAGTCGGTGCAGGACCGACCGGTTCCACCGCCGCCCGCCTTTGCGCTCGTGCCGGGCTTTCGACGCTTGTTGTCGAGGAGCATGCGGCAGTCGGCTATCCGGTGCAGTGTGCCGGACTTCTGTCCAACTCAGCGTTTGCCGAGTGCGAGGTGTCGGGAGCGAGTGTTTTCAACATGGTCAGCGGCGCAAAAATCTGCGGCTCACCCGGGCATGAGCTTTCCTTTGACGCAAAAACGCCAAAGGCATATGTCGTGGACCGCGGACGGCTGGATCATGAGATGGCAGAACGCGCCGCAGAAAGCGGTGCGGAATTTCTTCTGAAAACCTATGTCACAAGCATCAACCCGGAAAAACGAGTGATCACTACAACAGGTGTGCGGGGAAAAGAAGAGATTCCCTATAAAATTCTCATCGCAGCCGACGGGCCGCGGAGCGTTGTTGCCAGAGGCCTTGGCATCGCCCCTTCGCGCTTCATCTACTCAGGCATTCAGGCTGAGATACGGTGGGACGGCAGTCCCAACCTTGTTGAGCTGCATCCCAATGCCTCGCCGGATTTTTTTGCCTGGGTGATTCCGCTCTCAGCATCCCGCGCACGAATCGGACTCTGCGGTCTGAAGGATGTTCCCGCTCGGTTTGCTGCGTTCGCCGCGAAATTTTCGCCGTCCAACATCCATGAGGTCACCGGCACCATTCCCTTAGGCATCAGAAGCCGCACCTACGGTTCAGGCTGTATGATTGCCGGCGACGCTGCCGGTTTTCCAAAACCCACCTCAGGCGGCGGGGTCTACACCGGTGCCAGGTCAGCCCGTCACGCGGCCTCCGTCACCGTTGATGCCTGCGAGAGCGGGGACTTTTCTGACAAAATGCTTTCAGGGTATGAAAAGCTGTGGCATGCGGACTTCGGCAGGGAGCTGGAGCTTGGCATGAAGGCGCTGAATCTCCGCCGCACGCTATCTCCTGATGAGATAGACAGAGCGATTGATGCCCTCAATACACCTGAAACTCTCGATCTCATCCTGAACTCAGGCGACATGGATAAGCCCTCGGCACTTCTGAGAAAACTGATGTTCAGACCTGAACTCATCCGCACCTTTGGCGTTCTCGGCATAAAATCCATGATACGAAGTATGATGGATTGA
- the cbiM gene encoding cobalt transporter CbiM: MHIPDFLFGYSSVGVPVGIIFWIIALVFIALSIKWARNNLDESKIPILAVIAAGIFALQAFNLPTGFGVSGHLVGGALAAIVLGSPFAAVFILTIVLVIQALVFGDGGVLALGANIINMGVIAGFVGFYSFKALKERVGVPASAAVAGWLACVIAACACAVEIAILGAVPLAVGLPTMFIYHAIIGVIEAAITAIVVVLIFNVRPELAGNTEKKAMPINKFLAIGLVIALVIGGAAVFFASGDPDGLDSTLLVGGGAKDIFAPAHGEIEEADDPIGWVSPMPDYVLGGEDSGALGGLIALVIGIAAALIIILVAARIVYKKSET, encoded by the coding sequence ATGCATATTCCTGATTTTCTGTTCGGTTACAGCAGTGTGGGTGTTCCGGTTGGTATTATCTTCTGGATCATCGCCCTGGTGTTTATCGCGCTTTCCATCAAATGGGCGCGAAACAATCTTGATGAGTCCAAAATCCCGATTCTTGCTGTAATCGCCGCAGGAATTTTTGCACTGCAGGCATTCAACCTCCCGACCGGTTTTGGGGTAAGCGGCCACCTTGTCGGAGGAGCACTCGCAGCAATTGTGCTCGGCTCTCCGTTTGCAGCCGTTTTTATCCTCACGATCGTTCTCGTGATTCAGGCGCTGGTGTTTGGGGACGGCGGCGTTCTGGCGCTTGGTGCAAACATCATCAATATGGGTGTCATCGCAGGATTTGTGGGCTTCTACTCGTTCAAAGCCTTGAAGGAAAGAGTCGGTGTTCCAGCGTCCGCAGCAGTTGCCGGCTGGCTCGCCTGCGTGATTGCGGCATGTGCCTGCGCAGTTGAAATTGCCATTCTCGGCGCTGTTCCTCTTGCGGTCGGCCTTCCAACCATGTTTATCTATCATGCAATCATCGGTGTCATCGAAGCGGCAATCACGGCAATAGTGGTTGTTCTCATCTTCAATGTCAGGCCGGAACTTGCCGGAAACACCGAGAAAAAAGCAATGCCGATCAACAAGTTCCTCGCTATCGGTCTTGTAATTGCGCTTGTTATCGGAGGAGCTGCGGTCTTCTTTGCATCAGGCGACCCAGACGGACTTGACAGCACGCTTCTTGTGGGCGGCGGTGCAAAAGATATCTTCGCTCCGGCGCACGGAGAGATCGAAGAAGCTGACGATCCCATCGGCTGGGTATCCCCGATGCCGGATTATGTTCTCGGCGGTGAGGACTCAGGGGCTCTTGGCGGACTGATAGCGCTCGTGATAGGAATTGCTGCGGCTCTGATAATTATTCTTGTTGCGGCGAGAATCGTCTACAAAAAATCTGAAACATAA
- a CDS encoding ATP-binding cassette domain-containing protein → MHLIETRDLCHAYSTSVRDVLHNVNFVADAQQRIAVLGPNGAGKSTLFRHFNGIIQPKSGSILVRGEPITKANLHEVRKFVGLVFQNPDDQVFSTTVEQDVAFGPYNLGLDAETVASRVDRVISMLGLEDLRSRAPHHLSGGEKKRVAIAGVLAMEPQVMVLDEPTAGLDPQGVKELFGFLNDLPAQCGVTVIYSTHQVELVPEMADVVYVMEKGEITGVGTPEEIFLQEDLLSRAHLELPALPRLIKSMQDHGIAIESAYTYRDAEAAFLKAFGKT, encoded by the coding sequence ATGCACCTCATTGAAACCCGGGATCTCTGCCATGCCTACAGCACGTCTGTTCGCGACGTGCTGCATAATGTCAACTTCGTCGCAGACGCTCAGCAGCGCATTGCAGTCCTCGGGCCAAACGGCGCAGGAAAAAGTACGCTGTTCCGGCATTTTAACGGAATTATCCAGCCGAAATCAGGTTCGATTCTGGTTCGCGGGGAACCTATCACCAAAGCAAATCTCCATGAGGTGCGGAAGTTTGTGGGTCTGGTGTTCCAAAATCCGGACGACCAGGTGTTTTCAACAACCGTGGAACAGGATGTCGCGTTCGGCCCGTACAATCTTGGTCTGGATGCAGAAACAGTCGCATCCCGCGTGGACCGCGTGATTTCCATGCTGGGACTGGAGGATCTGCGGAGCCGCGCCCCGCATCATCTTTCAGGCGGCGAGAAAAAGCGGGTCGCAATTGCTGGCGTCCTTGCCATGGAGCCGCAGGTGATGGTGCTGGATGAGCCGACCGCAGGCCTTGATCCGCAGGGAGTAAAGGAACTGTTTGGTTTCTTAAATGATCTGCCGGCCCAGTGCGGTGTCACAGTTATCTACTCGACGCATCAGGTGGAGCTGGTGCCTGAGATGGCGGATGTGGTGTATGTGATGGAGAAGGGCGAGATAACTGGTGTTGGAACCCCAGAAGAGATCTTTTTACAGGAGGATCTCTTGTCCCGGGCGCATCTTGAACTGCCCGCCCTTCCCCGTCTGATCAAGTCGATGCAGGATCATGGTATCGCAATTGAGTCGGCGTACACCTACCGCGATGCTGAGGCTGCGTTTTTAAAGGCGTTTGGCAAAACATGA
- the cbiQ gene encoding cobalt ECF transporter T component CbiQ produces MSLIDELFDIEREAYRKSPIHSLDARIKLILCLLGLLVTVLLPYGTAELFAFVVVYMLFWGLYILSGSSFRYYLIRLMLIMPFGLFFIILQPFFPNPYYDVYHVAVALPFGINMYWESIVFGLSLFAKFVISLSFIILLSATTTMQAMLEGAARLHVPRLFVVVMGLTIRYLYVFGLVYQKIQSAFAARCFHGFDRKLPLKYRLTVIGNAAGSLFVRALEQGERTYISMCCRGYSAASSVFYAKKPLHAAEWVFLVFGVGYLIVFPVLVYWML; encoded by the coding sequence ATGAGTCTGATCGACGAGCTGTTTGATATTGAGCGGGAGGCGTACCGCAAGAGCCCGATTCATTCGCTTGATGCGAGGATCAAGCTGATTTTATGTCTGCTCGGTCTACTGGTGACCGTTCTGCTTCCCTACGGAACTGCGGAGCTGTTTGCGTTTGTTGTTGTCTATATGCTGTTTTGGGGTCTCTATATCCTGTCAGGATCGTCATTTCGGTATTATCTGATCCGCCTGATGCTGATTATGCCGTTTGGGCTGTTTTTTATTATTTTGCAGCCGTTTTTCCCGAATCCGTACTATGATGTCTACCATGTTGCCGTCGCGTTGCCGTTTGGGATTAATATGTACTGGGAGTCGATTGTTTTCGGGCTGTCGCTGTTTGCAAAATTCGTTATCTCGCTTTCGTTTATTATTTTACTCTCGGCAACGACGACGATGCAGGCGATGCTCGAAGGAGCCGCACGGCTGCATGTGCCCAGGCTTTTTGTGGTGGTGATGGGGCTTACGATCCGGTATCTCTACGTGTTTGGTCTGGTGTATCAAAAGATCCAGAGCGCGTTTGCGGCACGGTGCTTTCACGGATTTGACCGCAAACTGCCGCTGAAGTACCGGCTGACGGTTATCGGCAATGCGGCAGGCTCGCTGTTTGTCCGTGCGCTGGAGCAGGGCGAGCGGACCTACATTTCCATGTGCTGCCGCGGCTACTCTGCCGCATCCTCAGTGTTTTATGCAAAAAAGCCCCTGCATGCAGCTGAGTGGGTGTTTCTTGTGTTTGGGGTCGGGTATTTGATTGTGTTTCCGGTGCTGGTCTACTGGATGCTGTGA
- a CDS encoding HEAT repeat domain-containing protein, whose translation MSDSAKTILELAAMLHNPDKSVRNAAAIELGSRGHDGFLAALPLLEDESWVVRYRACEIIGMTKVPEAYPVLLQILQDPRDHVRYMAVKGLGLLGDVRALPEVVRMQQDENPFVRRIAGKVAGELSGSA comes from the coding sequence ATGAGTGATTCAGCGAAAACTATTCTAGAGCTTGCGGCAATGCTGCATAATCCTGATAAGAGTGTGCGTAATGCTGCTGCAATCGAGCTTGGAAGCCGCGGACATGACGGGTTTTTGGCAGCGCTTCCTCTGCTTGAGGATGAGTCATGGGTTGTCCGTTACCGTGCCTGTGAGATAATCGGGATGACGAAGGTGCCGGAAGCATATCCGGTGCTTCTTCAGATACTGCAGGATCCCCGCGATCATGTCCGGTACATGGCGGTTAAAGGCCTCGGTCTTCTTGGTGATGTGCGGGCACTACCTGAGGTTGTGCGGATGCAGCAGGATGAAAATCCGTTCGTGCGAAGAATTGCAGGAAAAGTCGCCGGGGAACTTTCCGGTTCTGCCTAA